In Phocoena phocoena chromosome 11, mPhoPho1.1, whole genome shotgun sequence, one DNA window encodes the following:
- the OR10P1 gene encoding LOW QUALITY PROTEIN: olfactory receptor 10P1 (The sequence of the model RefSeq protein was modified relative to this genomic sequence to represent the inferred CDS: inserted 2 bases in 1 codon; deleted 3 bases in 2 codons; substituted 1 base at 1 genomic stop codon) codes for LLVYRVTLLGNSLIXLLTLADAALHSPMHFFLRHFSAAGLLYTKTIVPRMLADLLSSGPTIPPTGCFTQLYFSLPVIAERGLLTAMASDRYAAVCRQLHHSTLMGQGACVHMVGTSHHMGIITGTTHSIFIFTLPFPGANTIHRLLCDILPVLMLASSSTLWGEWVGNLALTIAFILTPFSLTVASYARILSIILGVVTSQGRXRIFSTCSSHLLAITLFFGTGTVAYMRPWAGSSQDGDQILAVFYTAVTPMFNPLVYTEKQRGHGAMRQLVKRYVWSP; via the exons CTTCTGGTCTACCGGGTCACCCTGCTGGGCAACTCGCTGAT CCTCCTCACACTGGCAGACGCTGCCCTGCACTCGCCC ATGCACTTCTTCCTGCGCCACTTCTCTGCGGCGGGGCTCCTCTACACCAAGACCATCGTGCCCAGGATGCTGGCCGACCTCCTCTCCTCCGGCCCCACCATCCCGCCCACCGGCTGCTTCACCCAGCTGTACTTCTCGCTCCCTGTCATCGCTGAACGCGGCCTGCTCACGGCCATGGCCAGTGACCGCTATGCTGCCGTCTGCCGGCAGCTGCATCACTCCACCCTGATGGGCCAGGGAGCGTGTGTGCACATGGTGGGCACCTCCCACCACATGGGCATCATCACCGGCACCACTCACTCCATCTTCATCTTCACTTTGCCTTTCCCTGGTGCCAACACCATCCATCGCCTCCTGTGTGACATCCTGCCTGTGCTGATGCTGGCCAGCTCGAGCACCTTGTGGGGTGAA TGGGTGGGCAATCTTGCCCTCACGATAGCCTTTATCCTGACCCCCTTCTCACTGACTGTAGCTTCCTATGCCCGTATTCTTAGCATCATCCTTGGGGTCGTGACATCCCAGGGACGTTGAAGAATCTTCTCTACCTGTTCCTCCCACCTACTTGCAATCACGCTCTTTTTTGGGACGGGGACTGTTGCCTACATGAGGCCATGGGCAGGCTCCTCCCAGGACGGGGACCAGATCCTTGCCGTCTTCTACACAGCTGTCACTCCCATGTTCAACCCTTTGGTCTACACTGAGAAACAAAGAGGTCATGGGGCAATGAGGCAGCTCGTGAAGAGATATGTCTGGAGCCCTTGA